In a genomic window of Helianthus annuus cultivar XRQ/B chromosome 10, HanXRQr2.0-SUNRISE, whole genome shotgun sequence:
- the LOC110882263 gene encoding uncharacterized protein LOC110882263, protein MSKRSKEKESADRAKKHPVSRSLPDLDSKDRISTLEREMARIKKKEVNAVQFEVCEDCGDIGHRAEQCPTGLSDYTEEVNQVGRVIDNGVKSPSPQFVEEVVEDASEDEHDDGQTGQNKNDLKKKNSTPAMTNPVPKAKKKGSQVEVERSIDEEVKSLEVLAVREAKPTWTHQVKSLQESIDTKLKPSLVEPPEVELKALPKHLKYAYVGEGNTLQVIIASNLTVEQEEKLMEVLVTNQVPHGEEGCKTEINPMGVVAPRVRFGDTGKKGIENVVADHLSRLTVEEDPKSLEINESFPDEHIMKLDKLPWYANIVNYLVTGRERKLKLCELEELREMTYECASKYKDGMKKAHDGYNSKLKFFPGKLRSKWMGPYVITRVGQLGDVTIEDPKDGVRQTVNGHRLKPFLDGNEKLEENKESVSFVVSIPVYEVE, encoded by the exons ATGAGTAAGCGTTCGAAAGAGAAAGAATCGGCTGATCGAGCCAAGAAGCATCccgtttcccggtcacttcccgatctcgattctAAAGATCGGATTTCCACTCTAGAACGGGAAATGGCTCGTATAAAGAAAAAGGAAGTAAATGCGGTTCAATTCGAGGTATGTGAAGATTGTGGTGATATTGGACATAGAGCAGAACAATGTCCAACGGGGCTGAGTGATTACACGGAGGAGGTCAaccaagt tggtcgagtcataGATAATGGTGTCAAATCACCATCACCCCAGTTTGTTGAAgaggtggtggaagatgctagtgagGATGAGCATGAcgatggtcaaacgggtcaaaataaaaatgatttgaaaaagaaGAATAGCACTCCTGCTATGACCAACCCCGTCCCTAAGGCTAAAAAAAAGgg gtcacaggtggaggtggagaGAAGCATAGACGAGGAAGTGAAgagtttggaggtgcttgcggttcGAGAAGcaaaaccgacatggacgcaccaagttaAAAGTTTACAGGAGAGCATTGAcactaaattgaagccgtctttaGTAGAGCCTCCGGAGGTTGAGTTGAAGGCATTGccgaagcatctcaagtatgcttatgttggtGAAGGCAATACACTCCAGGTTATTATCGCATCAAATTTAACCGTGGAGCAAGAGGAAAAGTTGATGGAGGTGTTGGTCACCAATCAG gtacctcatggagaagaagGATGCAAAACCGAGATTAatccgatgggtgttgttgctccaagagttCGATTTGGAGATACGGGCAAAAAGGGTattgagaatgtggtagcggaccacttgtcccggtTGACGGTTGAAGAAGATCCGAAGTCCTTAGAGATCAATGAGTCTTTCCCAGATGAGCACATAATGAAATTAGATAAATTGCCATGGTACGCCaacattgtcaattatcttgttacag gtagGGAACGGAAACTCAAACTATGCGAGTTGGAGGAATTACGGGAAATGACATATGAATGCGCGTCCAAGTACAAGGATGGGATGAAGAAGGCGCATGATGGATACAACTCGAAGCTCAAGTTCTTTCCTGGAAAGCTCCGTAGCAAATGGATGGGACCTTATGTGatcacccgggtcggacaattgggtgaCGTTACTATCGAAGACCCGAAGGATGGGGTACGacaaacggtaaatggtcatcggctaAAACCATTCCTTGATGGTAACGAAAAGTTGGAGGAGAACAAAGAATCGGTGAGCTTCGTGGTAAGCATCCCGGTTTATGAGGTTGAGTGA
- the LOC110882262 gene encoding probable serine/threonine-protein kinase clkA, whose amino-acid sequence MEEMSHSVRKRAATYSGTQEKPGGNVNARPPTPPFRNQNPNNTQRTPQQQTLHRQASLPINLDDRNVNSNRRGNRDRGNPADEDPFFNIDDLRNAIPDDEPYSVPGYQSLEHVSIHTENSDDGGYYDDRVDDDEDWGYINQGNGYHARGYEDEDFGYQNANYVGEDDYGHGNRRNGGYENNRQPQNNNQRNRNDGYYNNNNNGNPNRIPRFVGGGNQRGNQGRNQVRGERRDER is encoded by the coding sequence AGAAACCGGGTGGTAACGTCAACGCtagaccacccacaccacctttcAGAAATCAAAATCCTaataacacccaacgaacaccccaacaacaaaccCTTCATCGACAAGCGTCTTTAcccatcaaccttgatgatcggaatgtcaactccaATCGTAGAGGTAATCgagatcgcggcaatcccgcggATGAAGACCCATTTTTCAATATCGACGACTTGAGGAATGCAATCCCTGATGATGAAccttatagtgttcccggttatcaatcgctggaacatgtaagcattcatacAGAAAACTCGGATGATGGTGGTTATTATGATGATCGAGTGgacgatgatgaagattggggataTATCAATCAGGGTAATGGCTACCATGCAAGAGGGTACGAAGATGAAGATTttggctatcaaaatgccaaCTACGTAGGGGAGGACGATTATGGTCATGGGAATAGAAGGAATGGTGGTTATGAGAATAACCGCCAACCACAAAATAACAACCAAAGGAATCGAAATGACGGGTattacaataacaataataatggcAACCCTAatcggattcctcgttttgtggggGGTGGCAATCAAAGAGGTAACCAAGGTAGGAATCAAGTAAGGGGTGAGAGAAGGGATGAGAGATGA